From the Lolium rigidum isolate FL_2022 chromosome 2, APGP_CSIRO_Lrig_0.1, whole genome shotgun sequence genome, one window contains:
- the LOC124691981 gene encoding subtilisin-like protease SBT5.3, translating into MAAVRSMASLGVVLFLLCALLLVQPSAAEKRSYVVYLGDHAHGSQLHDLAAVDLAALEEKAADSHSELLATVLGDKAKAQDAIFYSYTKHINGFAANLDAAEAAEIARLPEVVSVFPNRGHKLHTTRSWQFLGLAGPGGVPRGASWRKAKFGEGVIIGNLDTGVWPESESFRDHGLGPVPKNWKGTCDKGKDDKFHCNGKLIGARFFNKGYISGGGELDGQEYYTPRDSEGHGTHTLSTAGGSPAPGASVFGYGNGTATGGSPRAHVAAYRVCYKPVNGSSCYDADILAAFDAAIHDGVHILSVSLGGDGGAYDYFEDGIAIGSFHAVRRNISVVLSAGNSGPKPGSISNVAPWMFTVGASTMDREFPSYVVFNGKRIEGQSLSETALSGKKPYPLIDSAQAVAPGKSQEEAQICLQGSLDPKKVKGKIVVCLRGSNARVAKGATVLLAGGAGMVLANDASSGNEVIADAHVLPATHIKFSDGLLLYSYLNSTKSPVGFVEKPVTSLLTKPAPYMAAFSSQGPNPVNPEILKPDITAPGVSVIAAWTRAVSPTELTFDERRVAYATQSGTSMSCPHVSGIVGLIKALHPEWSPAAVKSAIMTTAIDVDNKGESILNASFVPAGPFGHGAGHVWPSRAMNPGLVYDLGPEQYLDFLCSLKYNASVLAMFNGVPYKCPEKLPKLQDLNYPSITVVNVTATGTTVKRTVKNVGWPGIYKALVHQPAGMHVTVSPDVMEFKKKGEEKTFEVRFEVKSAKLAKHYAFGSLVWTNGKQFVKSPIVVQTAA; encoded by the exons ATGGCGGCCGTGAGATCCATGGCTTCCTTgggcgtcgtcctcttcctcctctgcgcgCTGCTGCTCGTCCAGCCCTCTGCGGCCGAGAAGCGGTCCTACGTCGTGTACCTCGGCGACCACGCCCATGGCTCGCAGCTGCACGACCTCGCCGCCGTCGACCTGGCGGCGCTCGAGGAGAAGGCCGCCGACTCGCACTCCGAACTCCTCGCCACCGTCCTCGGAGA CAAGGCGAAGGCGCAGGACGCGATCTTCTACTCATACACCAAGCACATCAACGGCTTCGCCGCCAACCTCGACGCCGCCGAGGCCGCCGAGATCGCCA GGCTTCCTGAGGTTGTGTCCGTGTTCCCCAACAGAGGGCACAAGCTGCACACGACGCGGTCGTGGCAGTTCCTTGGGCTCGCCGGCCCGGGCGGAGTCCCGCGTGGCGCGTCGTGGCGGAAGGCCAAGTTCGGGGAGGGCGTCATCATCGGCAACCTCGATACAG GTGTGTGGCCAGAATCAGAGAGCTTTCGGGATCATGGACTAGGACCCGTCCCCAAGAACTGGAAAGGAACATGCGACAAAGGCAAAGATGATAAATTCCACTGCAACGG GAAGCTGATCGGCGCGCGCTTCTTCAACAAGGGATACATATCGGGCGGTGGCGAGCTTGATGGCCAAGAGTACTACACTCCGCGAGACAGCGAGGGCCATGGCACGCACACGCTATCCACGGCTGGGGGCTCCCCCGCGCCCGGCGCAAGTGTGTTTGGCTACGGCAACGGCACAGCCACTGGTGGCTCACCCCGTGCGCACGTGGCGGCATACCGCGTGTGCTACAAGCCAGTGAACGGCAGCTCATGCTACGACGCGGACATCCTTGCGGCCTTCGACGCTGCCATCCACGACGGCGTGCACATCCTGTCTGTCTCACTTGGTGGCGATGGTGGTGCCTATGACTATTTTGAGGATGGCATTGCCATCGGATCTTTCCATGCCGTTCGGCGCAACATCTCCGTCGTTCTCTCTGCCGGCAACTCAGGGCCCAAgcctggatccatttccaacgtcgCGCCGTGGATGTTCACTGTCGGCGCCAGCACCATGGACCGCGAGTTCCCGTCTTACGTTGTCTTCAATGGCAAAAGGATCGAG GGCCAGAGCCTTTCGGAGACGGCGCTCAGTGGGAAGAAACCATACCCCCTGATCGACTCCGCCCAAGCCGTAGCTCCCGGAAAGTCGCAAGAGGAGGC GCAGATTTGCTTGCAGGGGTCTCTGGACCCgaagaaggtgaaggggaagatcGTGGTGTGCCTAAGAGGGTCGAACGCACGTGTGGCCAAGGGCGCGACGGTGCTGCTTGCCGGTGGCGCCGGGATGGTGCTCGCCAACGACGCCAGCTCTGGAAACGAAGTTATCGCCGACGCGCACGTGCTCCCGGCCACCCACATCAAGTTCAGCGACGGCCTTCTCCTATACTCCTACCTCAATTCTACCAA GTCTCCGGTAGGCTTCGTGGAGAAGCCGGTGACCAGCTTGTTGACGAAGCCGGCGCCCTACATGGCCGCCTTCTCATCCCAAGGTCCCAACCCGGTGAACCCAGAGATTCTAAAGCCGGACATCACGGCGCCCGGGGTGAGTGTGATCGCGGCTTGGACGCGCGCCGTGTCGCCCACAGAGCTCACCTTCGACGAGCGCCGCGTGGCCTATGCCACGCAGTCTGGCACATCAATGTCATGCCCGCACGTGTCCGGCATCGTGGGACTCATCAAGGCACTCCACCCTGAGTGGAGCCCTGCCGCGGTAAAATCAGCGATTATGACGACGGCCATCGACGTGGACAACAAGGGAGAGTCCATCCTCAATGCTTCCTTTGTGCCGGCGGGACCCTTCGGCCATGGCGCCGGGCATGTGTGGCCCAGCCGCGCCATGAACCCGGGCCTAGTCTACGACCTCGGCCCAGAGCAATACCTTGACTTCCTCTGTTCCCTCAAGTACAACGCCAGCGTCCTGGCGATGTTCAACGGCGTGCCATACAAGTGCCCTGAGAAGCTGCCCAAGCTCCAAGACCTGAACTACCCATCCATCACCGTCGTCAACGTCACTGCCACTGGTACGACGGTGAAGCGCACAGTGAAGAACGTAGGGTGGCCGGGGATATACAAGGCGTTGGTCCACCAGCCGGCCGGAATGCACGTGACCGTGAGCCCAGACGTGATggagttcaagaagaagggggaggAGAAGACGTTCGAGGTCAGGTTTGAGGTCAAGAGCGCCAAACTTGCAAAGCACTACGCGTTCGGCTCGCTCGTCTGGACCAACGGGAAGCAGTTTGTTAAGAGCCCCATCGTTGTGCAGACGGCGGCATGA
- the LOC124686756 gene encoding uncharacterized protein LOC124686756 — translation MIHKRSKSCEPSRHMDEQRAGINGVTASDDSITGKAASSSSATAQCSTVTVYLTKINGVQRLVTVVWHKSIINQSFTISIDRPGDGSDDETLSLKVELKPWPFWSKKGLKSLFLDGHRLDVFWDLRSAKFATSSPEPACGYYVALVSQDEVVLTLGDLKKDAYKRTKCRPTLEEAMPMSRREVVLGRRSFTARAWLDAGKPNHDIVIESMLAGPREPEMSIAVDGRVLVQVKNLHWKFRGNETVLVEEAPVQVLWDVHDWIFAGPGAQAVFIFKPGAPPEVDDSSAGWEHGSGIHGDPADYSFFLHAWKTE, via the coding sequence ATGATTCATAAGCGATCCAAATCCTGCGAGCCGTCCAGACATATGGACGAACAGCGCGCCGGCATCAATGGGGTCACGGCCTCTGACGACTCGATCACAGGCAAGGCGGCATCGTCTTCCTCGGCGACGGCGCAGTGCTCCACGGTGACGGTGTACCTCACCAAGATCAATGGCGTCCAGCGCCTCGTCACCGTCGTGTGGCACAAGAGCATCATCAACCAGTCCTTCACCATCTCCATCGACCGCCccggcgacggcagcgacgacgagacgCTCAGCCTCAAGGTGGAGCTGAAACCGTGGCCGTTCTGGAGCAAGAAGGGCCTGAAGAGCCTCTTCCTCGATGGTCACCGCCTCGACGTCTTCTGGGACCTCCGGTCCGCCAAGTTTGCGACGAGCAGCCCGGAGCCCGCCTGCGGGTACTATGTCGCGCTGGTGAGCCAGGACGAGGTCGTGCTCACGCTCGGCGACCTCAAGAAGGACGCGTACAAGCGGACCAAGTGCCGGCCGACGCTGGAGGAGGCCATGCCGATGAGCCGCCGTGAGGTCGTCCTCGGCAGGCGCAGCTTCACGGCGCGGGCGTGGCTCGACGCCGGGAAGCCAAACCACGACATCGTCATCGAGAGCATGCTGGCCGGTCCCAGGGAGCCGGAGATGTCGATCGCGGTGGACGGCCGCGtcctggtgcaggtgaagaacctgCATTGGAAGTTCAGGGGCAACGAGACGGTGCTCGTGGAGGAGGCGCCGGTGCAGGTGCTCTGGGACGTGCACGATTGGATCTTCGCCGGGCCAGGAGCGCAGGCGGTCTTCATCTTCAAGCCAGGTGCTCCGCCAGAGGTCGATGACAGCAGCGCTGGGTGGGAGCACGGCAGTGGTATTCATGGCGACCCGGCCGATTACAGTTTCTTTCTTCACGCATGGAAGACGGAGTGA
- the LOC124686757 gene encoding 50S ribosomal protein L7/L12-like, with the protein MSLSTVARRLCSSRSSSTSRLSVVSARLYSAEPAKDTGAKRYKYPEVYDPYGPMPPPSEKVVGLADRIAALPPEEIKQIAPALLLRLNQPAPQAISGQGFSVGSQGGAGAGAGKSEEKKAEKTVFDVKLEKFEAAAKIKIIKEIRTFTDLGLKEAKELVEKAPVILKQSLTKEEAEAIIAKIKTAGGVAVME; encoded by the coding sequence ATGAGTCTGTCTACCGTAGCAAGACGACTATGTTCTTCGAGATCATCATCCACGAGTCGACTTTCAGTCGTTTCGGCACGTCTGTACAGCGCTGAGCCTGCGAAAGATACAGGCGCTAAGAGATACAAGTATCCTGAAGTCTATGATCCATATGGTCCTATGCCACCACCATCAGAGAAAGTTGTGGGTCTTGCTGACCGCATCGCTGCTCTCCCTCCTGAAGAGATCAAACAGATCGCTCCAGCTCTCCTTCTCAGACTGAACCAGCCAGCGCCACAGGCAATTTCTGGCCAGGGTTTCAGTGTAGGTTCTCAAGGTGGTGCTGGGGCTGGTGCCGGTAAGTCTGAAGAGAAGAAGGCCGAGAAGACAGTATTCGATGTCAAGCTGGAGAAATTTGAGGCTGCTGCGAAGATCAAGATTATCAAGGAGATCAGAACATTTACGGATTTGGGTCTGAAGGAAGCAAAGGAGCTGGTGGAGAAGGCCCCTGTCATTCTGAAGCAGTCACTCACGAAGGAGGAAGCAGAGGCGATCATAGCGAAGATAAAGACAGCAGGTGGTGTTGCTGTGATGGAGTGA